aATATCACAGGCTTAAACATGCTGAAAGACCACCTGTAAATACTTACTGATATTTTGATCTCCAATGAGCTTTTGCAAAGTCTCCTCACTACAGCTATACAAAATGGTTGCATCACATCTTCCGTCTTTCAAATCAAATTCATAGATTAACAGTTCATAACTTTCACTAAGAGCAAgcagtttgggtttgtctgttGGTGAGCTGCTGTTACGAGAATCCTCCCATACAAAGCTAAGAAAAAAGCGTAGATTATTATATTCTATCATCCACAAAAGTTTTTACCCACAACAGGCAGAAGAGCAAAAGGAGTAAAGAACAATTCTTTAGGTCACACGGTAGTAGCATTAATCCTACACTCAAGGGAATATAAATTGCTCTGGGAcatccctcttcttccccctgaACCTCCTCAGGCCAATATAGGAGTGggtggagcagagagcagggagcaaTAAATGGTGGCTGCTTGTATTCCTTCATTTAAATCCAGTCTgatgaaatgtttaaagaaacaatcataagGATGTTTCAACAAccaaatatgtatattatgtataagAGGTGGTACTCACAATTAACAAAATAGCTTTTGCTAACTTAAATGCTTTCAATGCCTTTTAAAAGTGACTATTTGTATTTACAGACTTTGAGGACTCCAAGATACTATACTATAGAAGAGCtctgtccaacagaactttccgGGATGATGGAAGTACTCTATATATCTGCACTTTCCAATAAAGTAACCAATAGCCACATGGGGCtactgaacatttgaaatgtgaATAGTGCAACTGAGGAAAAATGCAAAACTTACTAAGTCACATGTAGCTAATGGCTACCATGCTGGACAGCTGAGTTACAAAATTATGCAGTATGAGGTCAACACACTAACACTGGGTAACAATGGTGGGAAGAAACTAATGAATGATGCTACAGcttcaaattaaattaaactacatttaaaaaataaaagggggaggttgcgcctggctggcttaattCGTTaagcaaataactttttttttttttttaaagattttatttatttgacagagagagatgacaagcaggcagagaggcaggcagagagagaggaggaaggcaaataactcttgatttcagctcaggttgtgatctcagggtcataggactGGGGTCCTCACTCAgaggagtccgcttgagatttcTCAcgctttcctctgcccctccccacatacCCCTATGTACAAGCAAAGGCtgtcttctctaaaataaataaatctttttaaaagattaaaaaaaaataaaagggcccAATTCTGGAAACAATAAAATGTAAGGAGAGGAAGCTGTCATGCTGATAaagtttcatctttttaaaaaaagtttttctaaagaatatattttatatctaaaaaaaacaGACTTGGTGCTCTAGTgtacttattaaagaaaaagaatgagggacTTTACTTTTCTATCTTTATACCTAAACTGGTGATTTTTCATGAACACCCAATTTCTACTGTTTACAGTGAAAATCTGTAAAACCACTTGAATGTTGAATATGAAAAAGATTAAACAAATTAAGGTGTATTTAAAAGGCAGAATACAGCAACACTGTTGACATCATCAGCATATGAACTATACCATCATGTGAAAAGACAGgaaattttcagtaaaaataacTACAGGATGTACAGTGAtttcaacatatataaaaaaGGACCATATATACTTTGAGATAAGCGAGCCCTGAAAACTGTATATTTGTCCTTATTTTTACCCCATGAAGCacctgaattaaaattaaaatccaattCAAATAGAAAGTCCTTCTTGATCCTCCTTCAATCCACTAATTTCACACAGTCAATTATGGATGCCCTCATTATTTCAAGTGTGTGTCTTTTGTTAAGTTCTCAGACCTAAAGagttcttttctctgcctcattCCTCTCTATAGGGGACTGTGTCCACAGGTACTTAACACAGTTGAATAAAATAACTTCTACTATGGAGAGATTCTTCCTCCTAGCAACTAGAGACCAGGAGTAAGACGATTAAAGCACTCGTTTATTTAATAAGCAAATCTCTATTGTCAGACACTGTTATAGAGCCTGGAGATTCCAAACTAAGACAACTCTTAACTACTTATGTTTTAGGAAATGATTTCTAAACgttttctattattaaaaagCCACTGtactggctggctcaggtgggaGAACAAAGCCCCTCTTGAACTTCGGGTTTTGAATTGAGCcctgagattacttaaataaaactttaaaaaagagagagagcgcccaAAGACTCAGAGGGCACTTCATGACATAAACTCTAACTGCTGGATGAAGAGTTACAGAAGTGGAAGGTTAATACAtgattataattgtttttttctgtctttctctgtcttctgtcttcccaATCAAACAAGCTTCACATATAAGAGCTGTCGTAGACTGTTCCTATGTAACAGTTTGCGTGTAATAAATATTACACTAAAATgtaataagtataaataaatattcagttgCGCGAATAAATGAATGGGTTAGCTAGACTATCCTTCAAggaggcggcgggggcggcgaGGTTAATCCATGTACACAGAAGTCGCTGTTTCAGGCACAAGAAAAAATTATCAGGATGATTCAAATTAGAGATGATCCCCAGCTGCTACCATCAAGGGATTTAACTGAAGGAAGATGGGCAAGGTGCACAGCACAATAGCAATTAATTAACTTATGTTGAATTAATGAAAGAACCCCTACTTTGGGACCTGCTCCGGGTGCGCGGCCAGCAGAGGGGTTGGATGCCTTATCTGCGCCCCGGTAAAGGGAAGCGAGGGTGAGGCTGCGAAGCTAGGAAAAGGTTCCGAGAAGGCACCCGGATCGCATCTGAGCTGTTTCCCGCGACTGTCATTCCTCTCCCGCTACCTCCACGCCTGGAGGGGAGCACTGGGGCCAGCCGCCTAAGGTTCCGGACTCTTCCACCACTGCCCAGCACTCCCGCAGCACTTACTGCCGAAAGGGGCCATTAAGGCAGCAGGCACCCCCGCTCCGGCCGCCCGGCGCCAAGGAAAGCACTTGCAGGCTGCCTGCAGCGGTCAGGCTCCCCAGAACCTCCTGCTCTCTGTGCAACTGCGCCCGGCATCCCAGGCGCCCCGTTGCCTCCACAGGAACTGGCACCAACAGCATAGGTAGAACCCGCTCCATGGCTTTAGCGCTGCAGGTGCCGCAAGCCGCAGCTCCCCTGGCCGCCTTTTCTGTAGCCATTTTGACTCGGTTATTTCTTCCGGTCACCTGAGCGCAGCTGCGTCCTGGGCATGCGCCGTGTAGCCCACCCGATCGCTGCCTCGTGACTCTCCCAGGGACCGCTCTACTGTCCCGGCTTTTGCAATCCTGGCCTTTGGAGGCTGGCGCTAGTTCCTCCAGCAAAGTTACATCTGCCTTTGCTTCAAGCCTGTTTACTTAACTATCTTGGAAGAGTTAAACTCCAAGTTTAGCAGCCTCAGGCAAGCTGGAGCAGCTTTACTCACTCCGTGGCATTAccccctgccttcttcctctaAATGCTTACCCTTTATTAAAACCCGTTTCCCGCCTCTCTACTTTTTCTTTACCTATTGTGCTGTTATTTCCGTTAACAGGCCCTGGGTGGTACCATGTCATTGGTAGTGTGGACCGATCCATCCTAAGAGAATGAGCCTGAATGCCGAAGTCAAATAATATGTCTTGTAGAGGGCAGGGAAACAGGGTAGTTAAGGAAAGGTGTGGGTAGAGTTCCTAATTAATTACTAGTCTTCCTAAGGAAGCATGATCCAAGGCCTCCAGCAGAGCTGAAGAGGAGGGGGGCCGGTGAGGAGACGGAGGAGGAATTTGGGAAGttctaataaacatttttcttaacaCATTCTTTTCCACAATCAGCTAGGGCCACACAGGTAACCAGTAGGCCAGACCCTCCACTTGTGCTTTGATTCACATCCTCTTGTTCTAGGACTTtgtaaaattctcttttctcctgcatACATTTCTCTCCCTTTATCATGTGAACATGCTATAACGTCATGCTCAAAAGAAATCCTCCCTCAAACTATACCAACCACTACTGTTAAATTTTGCTTTCCCTTTAGAAAATTTTTACTTGACTCTTAttaacaacccccaccccctatTCTCCCTTAGCAGCTTTGTGCTCACTAGTGCCTCTACAGGGAGTACTTTCAGCTTAAATGCAACTGCTATTGACCGGCCTTCCTGGACTATTACCCTCTGGTTACTACTCCCcacccagttttgttttcatcaaGGTATTTATCACTATCTGATGTTTGCCATCAGTGCCTGTCTAACTAGAATGAAAGCTTCAGAAGAACAGGGAGTTTTCACTGCTCACTGTTCCCCTGCCCCCTAAAACGGTGCCTGGTTCATAAAAGGGACTCCAGGGATTGATGAATACGTGACCTCGTTTGTCAACTTAAACCAAACATTTCATATCCCAAGGGAGATATTTATAGCCAACCCTATTAGCTTAGCTActggctttatttaaaaaacaaacaaacaaacaaacaaacagagaagGAATTTCCAAGGTCATATTGTTAGACATAACAAGGCCTTATCCCTTTTATTAAGGACATGTTGGAGGCATTCATACATAagaaaatggttttcattttacCTCCTAACTTATGACAAATTTCAACACATCATTCCATTATCTCTTTAATTAAACCTTATTGTGTCATGAGTTTTAGACATATCATTCAGGTTTTTAAGGAGAACATAAGGAAATGTTCTGGGTGAGATCCTACAATATATCAAGACATAAAAAAATGTCCTCAGACTCTCTGGATCCCTGTAGACCTAGCCCATACTGCTAGTGTCTGATGATTAAATTTTCCcacatatatgtatttcagaACTGGATTAGTAGACCCAAGCAAGCCTACAAAGAACAGATTCTTAACAGTAAACAATTCTATTTTCTAAAGTATTCGTGTAATTTGATTACTATCTCTTTCCAGCAGCTGGGAAATTCTGAGAACAGAAGTGACCTTCATGTCATTCATACTTTTAGATTTGTgcctcaaatatttcttcaattaaCAATTCAGCTTCTCATATTAATCCTTGCCCTTAGGTAGCTTAGCATGATCGATGAGCAAAGGATCTGGGAATAAACTAAAAGGTTTGGCTGAAGAAATAGGCTTCAGGACCCTAACCCAGACAGATAGATTACTGGGTAAATGCTAAAGTGTCTAGAACTACTTCTAAATACAAGTTATCCTCCATATTCTTGGcttaaaagaaatgacagaaccTATACAGGGCTTGAACAAGGGGCTATAACCTCATTTCTACCATCACTTATTCCATCCTAGCTTCTAGGTGCTGTACCAAGGGTTTGTCCACATGGTGACAGAACAGAGGAAGAAGGTTGCTGGGGAAGGCTAGGGGTTCTGCTAGAGATGCTGTTGGCATCTGGGCTATCTCCCAGGCAATCAGAACCACCATGTCAGTCCTGGAGGGCagagaagatggaaaaacatCAGAGTCTTCATATTTACGCAGGAAGTAGACTCAAGGCCAAGgttccaaattatttttccacCACTACCACTATCAACCTTTGTGCTTGTAACAGTTAAGAGAACACTTGCATATTTTGCATGTGTCAGGCAATGCTTAGTGCTTTACATATCCTCCTTCTTAAGAACTCTGATTATCATCATTATCCCTAAATCCATAGTTTATAGATGAAGTAACAAGCTTAGAGATGGGAAGTAACATGTCTGAAAGTTGCAATGCTGCTGACAAAGGCAGAATTCCAACTTAGGTCTGTTTGACTCTAAAGCTTGTCCCCTTAATCATTGTTCTACTGTCTTCCATGGGGAACCAACACTCTAGGAcactagaaaagaaagaaggaaaaacagatgagAAGGGAGAACAGCTATAactctgatatttttctcttctctgaccaACTTCCTCCCAATACTTGAATATACCACTCAGGTAATAGCTTACCAGGTTCAGCCTATATATACATCCCAGGGATACTGAAATAGCATTTACAAGGCCTTTAAGATCTTACCAAGCTCTATGATCACTGCTGGGCTCCTCAAGGGAGGACTCTAGGGACACCAGCTGCTCCCCGTGACTTAGTAGGGCATAGAGCAAAGATATTCCAAACTGCAAGAGATACAGTAGGCAAGGTCAAAAGAGTTCACAAGAGGCATTCTGTGCTTTCTTGGCTCTGCtatttccccccaaaaaggaGGGGGCAGGTTCACATGTAAAAGTGAAGTTCAACACTTGTGAAACTGATTTTACAATGGCTGGCCAAAGAACTCTCAGACCTTTTGAAGGATATCACTGCTCTGAATTTTCCATAAGATCCTTGTGGAGAGTTGATTACATGCACACTTGTGGGTTTTACTGTCAGCAGTCAGTCTATAGATCAGGAACAGACTCAGGAATCTGATGCAGGTAGTTTATGGACCCCACTAAAGCAGCAATTCTTTAGACAAAGATTTGTATAGAGGAGTTCACAAAATAATCCATTAGGGTATTAAAAGATACCAACTTTCACATCTAGAGTCtctgcatttaaaattttctatcttgTATTTATTACGTACTTAGTGTAACGTGACATGTACAGGACTTCTAGACTAGCACATGGGTGATAGGGTTCAGAGCTTTTTACTAAGAGGGATACACCATCAAAAAAGTTTGGTGACCTCTGTTCTAGAGGTCCCCATCAGCACCGTCCTcagggagcttgttagaaaagCAAATGGATGGGCCACACCCCAGGTCTACTAAATGAGACTCTCTGGGGGTGAGACCTAGGAACTGGTGTTTGGTAAGCTCTCCAGGTGATCCTAGAGCTCACTGACAGGGAGAAGCActacagagaagagggagaggtaaTACTCTGTTACTTAGTCCTTGCCAGTGATACCACCTGGAGGCCATCTGTGGAAAGAGCAAAGCCTCCCACTGTGTTACCTGGTTCTGAAGTACCAGAGTGACCGGCCTCTCTGAGGAGCCAGGTGGAAATAGCATTAGACCCTGAAGTCCTTGGAGGAGTTCGTGGAAGGTCAAGTGACTGATACATTTGCCCAGGGGTTTGAATAACATTTGTAGAGCCTGCAAAAAGGTCAGTAAGTATCTCTCTCAGTCTCCAATACAACTTTACCTCCTCCTACTTTGCCTGTATTCCCTTTTCTGGATGACCTGTTTTTGGTACTTTCCTGGTCGGGTTACTTACTACCCAGGTCCTTCCAACCACTATTAAGTGGTCCTCCAATACCCACTTATCTAGGATGTCTTCCCTAAGAAGGGTAGATATGGGGCTTAACACTTCACAGGGAGTCCTTATCTTCTCACACCTCCACAGCCCACTCACACCTGTGCAACCGCATGTCTGTGTTTTTTGGTCATTGCACTCAAGATGATCAGTTGTTCCTGTAGTAGTTGGTTCTATAACCTCCTCAACCAAGGGGGGCAGGTTTGGcacctctccctgcccagcactCTCTGGGGCAtctctggggatgggggagagaggatGAAGAAGACAGATCTCTAACCCATGCACAAAACCATCCTCTTCTCTCCTCAATGCCACAGTACCTGATCAGCTACATCCCTCCTGACTAGGAGGGGCAAATGGTGGGTGATCGCCAGAAGAAGGCTAACAGCTCGatcctggggcaggagagggagcagcctTGCCACTAGAGCTTTCCCCTTCCTCACGGAGAGCACCTGCAGGAAGCCATCTGCTGCCTCCCTACACGtgagaaaggaagacattttcaGGGCTCTGCATAGAGGGCTCTGGCTTCGTGCcagaaaggaggggcagaaggaaagccCTTGGGTTTGCTTATCTTTCCCTTGCTGGGCTGGAGGTGTGAGCCTCCCACACTTACTCCAGAGTATTCTGCTCTGGGGTCCTTAAGGCTTGGAAGAGCTTCTCAATCTGGTTGTTCCATTGTTCAGAGGAGCAGGGCTGCGGCAGCCCGTCCTTCTGGCCCTCTATCTCCAGCAACTGAAGAAACATCTGGGAATTCAAAGGTGGGAAAAGAAGAGGTCAATTTGAGAAATATCCCATTCCCAAGGGTAAATGAAGAACTCATCCTTAAGGAGTTGCTATCTCACCTTTTCAATCCGGGCCAACACTTGAAGCCTCTGACTGCTTGCAGCTCCTGTCTCCTAGGAGAGAGTCCCAGGCCATCAGCCACACCTTCAGAGCCGCAGCCCAGGCTAGACATAGAGCTGGAAAAGCTAACACCAAGTCTGACCACACTTCTTTCTCACTCTTAAGTCACAATCTGACCTCAAGCATGAGAGTGCCCCTGTCCTTTCTCCAAAAcaggggagattaaaaaaaaaaaaaagtgttatgggaagaatgcctgggtggctcagttggttaagtgtctgccatcagctctggtcatgatcccagggtcctgagatcaagtaccacatcaggccccttactcagcagggagcctgcttctgtctttcCTTGCTGCTTTCCCATGGAAAGCTTGTGCATTCATAtgctgcttgtgcattctctctctctctccaacaaataaatagataaaatctttaaaaaaaaaaaaaaaaaggttgttggAAGAAGATAGCACTTCTACCTGATCTTGAGATCCATGGGGTACAGCATCAATAGCTCGGCGAGGGCTAAAACACGTTGACACAGCTACTTGGCCCAGGGAACCCTCGATTCGAACCACTGCACAAAAAGGAGTCAGGAGAAGCAtattccccttccctttccaccCTCCATTACCCAGATGTCCATCCCAACCCAGCAGGTCAGCCCTGGTCCTACCTGACtcataagcctctgccttctgaatGTAGGGTGTTACCAGCTTGAGTGATTCAAACTTGCTCCTTCGCCCAAGTAGTTCTTCATCTGTCTGCTTTTTCTCTAGTTTCTGATAATATTCCTGAGTGTCCATGGAATAGAAAAATGTATCTTCATCTTCTGAACTTAGAATTAAAGTTCTCAAGTGCAACCTATTAATACACCCTTTCTTACTGCATTCATTCCAGACAGGATCCTGGCCCCTTGGGACCTACTGCCAACCACTCTGAAGCATCTTGAGTACCCTGGGCCTCATGACATCTGGCTTGGGGTCTCCGTACTGAGGACTTCAAGAGCTAGACACCACCACTAGATCTGATGAAAAGGCAGAGAGCCACGTGGAGAGCCAGCAAGCAAACCCGTATCAGCATCTGTAACCTTCTTGCATTCCTTCTTCCTCGGATATATACTGCACACCTTTCCTTAACCCTCCCTTTCTAGTTTTGTGATCCTACCTCTGCTTTCCAAAAAATGACAGTTATCTGATGGCCTGAAGACCATCAGCAGTTTGTAGTACAGTGATAATACTACTATCAATTGGCCAGTAGCTAACACCACTCCAGGCCAGTTTTAGGCTTCCAAAGAATGGCTCAACAGCTCTAATGTCTTCTTAAGGAAATCTGTAAAATCCCAAGCTAAAGTAAAGCCACCGACCATGAGGCAAACAAGGATTTGAATAAAGCTCTTTTGTTTAGGAGCAGTGCTAAAAAagcaagaagtaaaaaaaattttgctttcaGTGACCCAGGCAGAAAGAGTTTTTAAAGCatggtgggaagaaaggaagaaattagtcTAAATAGGAAGGAGATAAAGGTGGGAACCTTAGTAAGGGGCTTACGGAGGTTGAGAACAAAGTGGAACACAGCTCAGATAACCCAAAAAACCATAAGCAAAGCTTGCCTCATAAGCAAAAGGAAGACAGGGAGCAGAGGGTAAGGAGTTAATATGTCTGCTGGCATTTATTCAAGTCAACAAGTCGAATCCCATGGTTCATAAAGTTCatgtgttttatatcttttaaaaaagcaaaaagtcgGTGAACATTTATAACAAGATATTTCTAAGACCCACAGAAGTATACAAAAGTGGAAAAGTCCATATTTCAAGGCTGAATAAGGGCAATTCTTGGCAAAGGATGAAGACAAAACCTTGGTGTTTGGGGAATTGTAAATAATCCCATTTGTCTGAAGTGCAGGAGAATAGAGGGGAAGATCTTGGGATATGGCCCCTATCCTGTAGTGACTGCCTCTCCCACCTGACTGGACATGGCCCTCTAAGAGCTAGAGAAACGACCCAAGAGGACCCATGGAGTCCAGGCCTGTTGGATGCCAAGGTCAGAGGCTGAGAGGAGCTGCTGGGGCTCACCTGATAGTAGTAGTCATCCAGGTGGGGGTTCTCACTCTGCAGCTGAACCATCTGTACTTTAATCACCCAGTCCTTCTCCTTTCGGGTCATGAGATTAACATAGGGGTCTGGCTGCTGAGACCAAGGCTTCTTGGCTGGGGCACTTCAAGCCAGAAAGGAACATTCTTTTAGACCTACCCACCCTCCCACAGCTTCCCAAGGAGTGGTGAGCAGGGAGGGATGGAACAGAGCACAGGAAGTAGGCAACACGGGGAGAATCTTACTTGTGCAGGAACtctgggtgggggggaagggggataCCCAGCATGCAAATGAGCTGCCCT
This Mustela nigripes isolate SB6536 chromosome 13, MUSNIG.SB6536, whole genome shotgun sequence DNA region includes the following protein-coding sequences:
- the PATL2 gene encoding protein PAT1 homolog 2; the encoded protein is MTRKEKDWVIKVQMVQLQSENPHLDDYYYQEYYQKLEKKQTDEELLGRRSKFESLKLVTPYIQKAEAYESVVRIEGSLGQVAVSTCFSPRRAIDAVPHGSQDQETGAASSQRLQVLARIEKMFLQLLEIEGQKDGLPQPCSSEQWNNQIEKLFQALRTPEQNTLEEAADGFLQVLSVRKGKALVARLLPLLPQDRAVSLLLAITHHLPLLVRRDVADQALQMLFKPLGKCISHLTFHELLQGLQGLMLFPPGSSERPVTLVLQNQFGISLLYALLSHGEQLVSLESSLEEPSSDHRAWTDMVVLIAWEIAQMPTASLAEPLAFPSNLLPLFCHHVDKPLVQHLEARME